One Mus musculus strain C57BL/6J chromosome 2, GRCm38.p6 C57BL/6J genomic window, TGTCTGCCAGGTCCTCTGGGTGGAGCTTCATTTCGGGCAGTGCTCTGGCGGCGGTGGCTACAGTGTGTCTATTCACCAAGTCCACTGTCACCTTTTCCATTCAGTCTGCTGTATTAGGGGTACACATTGAACATGGGAATGCTGGAATAGGAATTCTTGCTGTCACTGAGAGAAAAACCTGGGCAGATACTCTTTGTGTCTGAAAGGAAATTATGTGAGCAATAAAGAGGTTTTTGCTCCTTCTAGAGATGGCAGCTGATTCCTGTTTCAGCAGCATTCTAGGCTTGTTTCTGTTGCCGTGATAAAATACCCCGACACAAAGCAGCTTAGAGGGGGAGAGGTTcattttaactccagttccagatgacGACAGTCCATCATTGTagaggagtcacagagacaggcACTGAGACAGCTGGTCACAGCATACCCAGTCAAAAGCAAAGAGAAGCGAGCTCATAAacactgcttgcttgcttgcttgtgctcaGCTCAATTTCTCCACTCTGATAAAGTTCTGGATCCCCTACCTAGGGAATGCGTGTTGCCATCCATAATGGTCTGGGTCATTCCATGCCCATTAATGTAATAAAGAGAATTCCCTATAGAAATACCCAAACTCAGTGAAGACACTTCCTCACTGAGTCTCCCTTTAGGTTGCGTCGTGTTGACATTCAGCTTTTAACCATCACAGATAACATCGTAGTCACTTTCATTGTAACAGTGAAGTTTTCCTTTTATGTATTGAAAGGTCACTTTCAGTTTGCACTATGCAATAAACCCCCTTGAAAGTGAAAGGGcttgtttcttcttatttttgaCATTAATAAACCTACTTATGCATTTCTTCTTTCCTCAATGATTTTGTGGCCATCCCCTATGAAGTGAGGCAGGTTAGAGGTTCTGTGTTATGCTTCGGGCATATAGCAGGCCGTGAGCGGAAGTTCATTTACTTCAGGAGCAAATGGGTAGTACCGTGAGTAGAAGCCTCAGTATATTTCATTTGGATAAGAAGGGGGAAATGGTATTAATGCATGGCTGATTTTAATAGGAGCTTTTGGTAACAAAGGGAGGAGGGATTTATATGATTTTTGTTCAAGTATCCAAAAAAGCATAGCTAAaactgagacaaaaaaaaaaaagaaatataaatctgAACTGAACTGAAGAAATATTTCCAATAAATAAGTTTAGAGCTGATCTGTCAGAGGAGACCTGATGGAAGGGACTGGGGACATTTTATTCATGCATCCCACTTGGGGCAGATGACAAATGAGGTCATATCTCTAGTTTCATTGATTCATTCTCTAGTTTCATTGGCATATCCACAACCCCCACTCTCCACTGACAGACTACATGCTTGTGTTAAATTTTCTAATTCCATATTCCCTTTTCCTCTCTAGAGAAAATCCCTGAGACACTATCAGGAATGTCTTCCTTAAGTGGGAAAGTACAAACAGTTCTGGGCCTTGTAGAACCCAGCCAACTGGGACGCACCCTGACCCACGAGCATCTGACAATGACCTTTGACAGTTTTTACTGCCCACCTCCTCCATGCCACGAAGTCACCTCCAAGGAACCTATCATGATGAAAAATCTATTTTGGATTCAGAAAAACCCCTATTCCCATCGAGAGAACCTTCAGTTGAATCAGGAGGTAGGAGCCATAAGAGAAGAGCTGTTGTATTTCAAGGCTAAGGGCGGAGGAGCCTTGGTGGAGAATACGACAACTGGGCTCAGCAGGGACGTGCATACGCTGAAGTGGCTGGCAGAGCAGACTGGAGTCCACATCATAGCTGGAGCTGGGTTTTATGTTGATGCAACTCACTCTGCAGCAACCAGAGCCATGTCAGTGGAGCAGGTAAAAAGCACTACTTAGAATGCTGTTTGTATATACATTTAGGACACCCTAAATGCAATTGGTTCAGAAGTAGTTggatacatgaaaaaaaaatagctagctCGCAAAGACATCTGGTAACTGGACCCCAGAGTGTTCGGACTCCGTGTCTTCCCAGTGATGAGGAAGGAGCTCTGGACACACTCGTCATTGACAATTCCAATGTGTTAATGCTCAGTCTGTATGAACCCTATCAGAGCTCAGTggttctgcttcagtctctttgTAAACCTCGTTTTCCCACCATCAGCTGCTTCAGCTTTCCCCTCGGGTTTTTATAATAACCAGCAATGAAAATTCACAGTAGGGTGAGACTTGGCAGGCAGAGACTTGGTACATTTGCCAACACAGCTTCTTCTCTTATTACAAGCCAGGAGGGATGGGAGAAGGTCTGTTCTCTTATTTGTAATATTAAGTAAGAATGGGCAGAAAGGAGCAAAGTTTGCAAGGACCCAAAGAAAGAAGTTTCGGGGCTctgttgcacatgtgtgtgttctcttATTAAACATGTGTGTCATTTTACATGCATTTACATATGGTATGTATTCCTATATTATTTCCCATAACTTGTTTCACAGGCATAAAATGTCAGGTAAACTCTTGGTAAAATATCTGTTAGTATTTAGAacgacttttaaaatattttcatctgtgTTATATCccaatatgcttttaaatacatacatttatattagTTGGAGACTGAGCTAATGAGAAGGGTAATATACTTGTCAAACCATGCTTTGACGCAAGTAATGTAAATATTGTGTTATGAGTTTTCTAAGCGGAATGTAGGATAGAATTAAAGAAGTATTTGACTCAGTTGGCAGATTCAGTGGCATCTATAGGTGCTGCTCCCagattaaaataaagaaaccCCCTTGATTTCATTCTGCACAGTAAGAAAACCTTCTCTAGTAACGAACTATAGAAATGATCCCTGAAGTATagtcttcctttttttcattcttaacacacagtctttctctttctctgtactGCATCTTCAAGCTATAAGATCATAAATCTTATAATAACTTGTTGAATTTGCAaattagtcagaaaaaaaattctatgttcATTAGCCAGTACTCACTAAGTCAGTGTTGTTTTTTGTGTGTCcaagtgtggatgtgtgtgcatgcatgcatacgtgtgtgtgtgtgtgtgtgtgtgtgtgtgtgtatgtgtgtatgtgtgtgtgtgtgtgtgtctgagtgtgtctgagtgtgtctgtgtgtagtgttaatatatgtgcatgtgcatggcaGGGGACACGTATGTGGAAGctggaggacaacctcaggtatcATCTTTAGGAAAACTGTTCATCtcctttgagatggggtctctcattggcctggagctaaTTGGCAAAATGCTATACCAGCTGTCCAGTGAGCCCTTGGAATACAactatctctgtctccccagtgctgggattgacagCTCACACCACCACACCGAGCTTTCTTCTGTGAAGTCTGGAGATAGAACCAGGATCTTCATAATTGTGAGGCTTcatccttcctgctcctcctccccagcTCTAAACACATCCAAAATTTGTATAGTATGAGTTAATTTGGAAATAGTTCACAATCTATAAAATAAACTTGTTCTCATTCTTCCTTAGCTTACAGATGTCCTTATTAATGAAATTCTCCATGGAGCTGATGGCACCAGCATCAAGTGTGGAGTTATTGGAGAAATTGGCTGCTCCTGGCCTTTGACTGACAGCGAGAGAAAGATACTTGAGGCTACAGCTCACGCCCAGGCTCAGCTTGGCTGTCCTGTCATCATCCATCCTGGACGGAACCCAGGTGCACCATTCCAGATAATCCGTATACTGCAAGAAGCAGGAGCAGACATCTCCAAAACAGTCATGTCCCACCTTGACAGGTAAGCGGGTCACCGTACAAACTGGAGTAGACCAGTGTACAACTGGGGGATTGTCAAATGGGAAATCACTGGTGGGGAGAGTAATGAAATACTAATCTGGTAGGTATCTGCAGTGGCTACCTGGAAGATGATTTTCCCCAATACTGAGTGTTGGAAGTAGGGTCTCACACATACAATTATCACACACTCTACTACTGAATTATACCCACAGTTCCCTAGAAGACAGTGTCTATGAATCCTTGTAAATGAGCATAAATCAAAATCAGTGCTGTAGTCTATTCCTTTTGTGTGTCACATCCTATCTGAGACATTTTAAAAAGGCACTTTCTTGATCATCCATAACTCTTTGGCCCAGGTACTACTGTCTGCTTCAATTTTTTTGTCTTATGATATGATGTCATGAACATGTCACTCCTGCTAGTTCAGTATTGGCCAACAATTGGAGCATAAATGcatctataaatataaatacaaagagGACAAATGGTTCCACcctgaaaggaaaacaaaaatgtaaggGTTTATGTTACTGTTGCCTATTTTTGGTTTCAGAAACTGAAATTATTAATATAGTGGTAAATATTGTATTTCCATTACAGCACAATAGTGTTCATGGCTGCTACAACTGCAGCACACCaagcaattaaaaaaacattGGAAATTTATTGTCTCATGGTTCTGAAGCCGGGAGTCTGAAATCAAATGTCATCAAGACCTAGGAGCTGCAGGAAGAATGCTCACTTTACTCACTCCATTGTCTGGCAGCCCTTGGTGTCCCTCAGCCTGTGGCTGCATGGCTGGCTAGTTTCTACTTCTGCTTCCCACAGCCTTGGGTGTATGGCTGTCTTTTCTTTCACCTCTAAGGACATTTGCTATTGAATCTAGGACCCACTCATGTAGCAGAATGAGACTGGGTAAAGATCCTTAATGATATCTATAAAACCCCTTTTCTCATTAAAGTCACTTTCAGAGCTTCCTAGGGTTAAAACTCAGATGTAATTTTATAGTGTGCCATGCAACTGTCATATTAGAGGCTTGACTATGTAAACTGATGCTTAGCTACTGCTAGTACACTAACATGTAACAATGTTGCCGATGCTAATCCTAAACCTTTAGGTTAATTTTATTAGAGAGACAAACTTGTTTTTGAAATACTCTTACAGTGTAGCTCAGCTGACTTAAGAATTCCAGACCTTCCCACTTCAGCCTTCCAAGCCTTAGACTGCAGCCATGCACATCTATTCTTGACCCTTTTATTGCTTTTGCTGgggtttgctgctgctgctgctgctgctgctgctgctggtggtggtggtggtggtggtggtggtggtggtggtggtggtggtgatgaagaAAATTTGTTTGTCTTACaaatacacataacataaaatttattaCCTTAAATATTTGGAGTATCCAGTTTAGGAGACTTCCTCCTCCAGATTGTAGTGGAGAACATTCTACTCTCCATCTCCATGAATCTGAACACAAAATACTTCAAATGAATGGAAACACAAGTAGCTTTTCTGTGATTACAGTTTTGATGGGAGAGACTGTCAAAAATGACAGATAACGGGAATTACCACCCTGGCACTTTCTGGATAAAAGTCATGGTTATAGAGTCTCAAGACTTGTCTCTCATCTTTCCTCCTACATCAGCTTCGACAGAGAAGTATATACTCTAGAGAACTCTTTGCCTCAAGCTTTCTCCCTGTTCCTGGACAGGGAGAGATGCTGTTGTTAGTGATGGGGCAGCTTCCTGTGTATCTCCAAGCCGATCTCCCTGCTTATTTTTCCCAAGCTCCTTGGCTCTCCAAGCCCTTCCCATAATGCTTGCTTGACTCCCTTGCTGCTCATTCTCACCTCACTATTGCTTCTGCCCCTGAAAGAGTCTTAACTTTACTAGTAGTCGGTACCAAGCATTTAAAAACAGAGACTTTTTTCCCTTCAGTTTTATTCTCTGTTGGAAAGGTTTTCTGTGAACATTTACTCTGCCACACTGCTTGAAACTCAACCAAGATGTTCCTTAAAGCAGAATCTAACTATCCCTACTTTTTCACAGTTAGACATTAAGTTAGAAAATTATGCTTGGCACAAATAGAAAATAAGTTTTCATTATAAATTGTGAAATAAACCTGTGTTACCACAATGATATTTCCTGGCTTatgaaaaattaaacaatataaaaagTACTATTATTTATTTCCTAGTGGTATGCACATATGTTTTCAATAGACTTacatacacattttatatatatacatacatgaatatactCTTATTTAAATGATAGGGATATATTACCTGATATCCATTGACTATAAGTTCAGTATTTCCCAGGATTGAATGGAATTGTTGGCCTGACACCACACAAGACCCAAGCACTCTGGCACATCCTGAGGCAATCCCTAGACAGTCACCCACTCTGAACCCATGGTATGGATTATTTGGGATTCCAGTGTgtggcaatacacacacacacacacacacacacacacacacacacacacacacacacacacacacacatatatatatatatatatatatatatatatatatatatatatatatatatatatatatatatttccatggGGAAGCAACCAGGGAAATGGCTtttgaaaacaaaccaaataaagtAACAAGAAAAGATCAGGAGGCAGATGTAGGAAGTGGGAACTATTTGAAGTGACTGTTCAGAGCAGACGAGTCACCAGGCTGAAGTCTGACTAGGTCAGCTTTCCACAGGCTGTCTGAGCTCAGCTGGACAGTGCATACAATCTGATCTGTGAGGAAAGAGCAGGGGCTTCAGCTCTTTGTAATGGGGACAACTCATAAAAGAGGCTGGACACAATGTAACaggcatttaaaaagaaaaagatgccctaAAACAAGCCtctaacccccaccccacccccaactcaaaTGCTCAAGCATACCGCCATGTCATTTCTCCCCCATATTTCTAGGCAAAGGCAGAAGATTCAGAAGCTGTGCTCTGCTAAGGTTGGGAGGTGGTGGCTTTGGGTGGCCGCTGTGCCTTTGACTCCCTTCATAACACAAGGGATCTGAAGTGCTGGGGTAATCTTCAGCTTTGACTACCTGCAaaattactttgatttttttttcccttcaaatgtatatttaatttaggagaacacaaacataaaaatattttagtgtgtTCACAATCCTatggaagaagtcaaatattTTGGAAGGTTTATGAATCTGCATAGGATTTACCTAGACAGGCAGGACATCAGAGAGATAGATAGGCAtgcgcgtgcatgcacacacgaatgcacacacacccacaaatgcacacacccaCAATAAGAACCTGTTACACAGTTATCAGAAGGAGGCAGTTGGGATGCTGAAAGAAGAGTTAATAGAGCCGCTGGGGactggaccatcaaccaaagagtacacatggaaggacatatatggcagaggatggccttgtcagacatcagagGGAGGaccagcccttggtcctgtgggggtttgatgccccagtgtaggggaatgtcagggcgggAAGGCAAgaatgggtgagtggatgggggggccaccctcatagaggcaggagggatgggatagggggtttctggaggggagacctggagaggggataacatttgaaatgtaaataaagaaaatatccaataaaagaaaaaagaaaaataaataaaataaaataaaataaaataaaataaaataaagagttaATGGATGACCATCTCCTTAAAGACCTCCAAACCACTCTGTTATCAGGTGACCACTGGTTACAAGCCTAAGGTCATTAAACAGGCAACAACTTTATAAGTCTGTTATGTTCCAAGCCTCCCCTATCCATCTGCTTCCTTTAAGGCGCATGAGTCTGTTGAAAAACAGGTTGGCTGCAGTGAATTTGACCCTTTGGGACACCAGCGGGGGCTGTCTTGACAGTGATAGCCACCCTAAGTCAAAATGTATTAGACAACAACAGCGGCCCCTGTGTTCTTGTTTGGGCTTTTTATGGGAATGGCTTTGTACCATTTAACCTTTATAATAATTTTTCTACCTTCTAAAACTCTACCTGCATTTCTCGATGGCAGCACCACCTTGGGGTGGGTCTGTTATAGGTTGTGAGTGCTTTAAAGAATggccctccccactcccagctATTCTTCTTGCCATTTATTTTCAAACAAGGCTTACCATGAATGCCATATTAGAGTAGATGCAACAAGCTcagtggaaaaaaattaaaacaaaagaaacagacaaatcATGGCCCAAATGACAAATATTTAGCAACTATTCACCAATTCAAATTCTGAACTTCCTGGAGGGCAACAGGCAGGTGCTATGCCTAAATCTTAGATCTTTGTAGATATCTACTTAACAAGCCAGGGAATTTTGATGGACATCAGGGTCTGATTAGGGGCATGATAATTAAGGGTAGCACAAGAGTGAATCAGTCTCTTTGAAAACTGCTCcctggggaagggaaaggaatttGACCCAAGCGTATCTAAAAGACCAGAAGGAAAAACTCAGGAATGGGCCAaaaatattttgttctctttGCCTTTGATCACACATGCCAAATTGGCTGAACCCTTGCAAGGATACAAATCTGACACTTTTTCCCCTTCCATGCTGTTAATTAAATGAAAAGAGTGAAATATcacttcattcattcaacaaatatttgagtGACTAATTACCATATGTATATATCAAACACTGGGCTGAAATTCTTTCAAAGTgattatttaattataattatgATGACTTTTAACCTGAAGATTTTCTTTGAAAAGCACAAAAAATACTTCTGCAGGATCCAGGGAGCCGTACCCATTTAATTCCCATAAATTCTAATGAATTAATTTGAAGTCATTCAGAAACAGTTCCAAGTAAATGTCTAGCAAatgggaattgaacaaaacatcttTGTATTGCTAAATAGTACAGAAGCATTCTTAAAAAGAATAATTGGAGCGCTGTGCACCCACCATGGTCTGTGGTATTTAGAATCCTATAAATGcagcttcatttctttttttttcttttttttttttttttttttttttttttggctttttcgagacagggtttctctttgtagccctggctgtcctagaactcactctgtagaccaggctggccttgagctcagaaatccacctgcctctgcctcctgggattaaaggcgtgtgccaccaccacctggctgcagCTTCATTTCTTAACCACTTATAATGAGGAggatgcatgtgcatgcattgcAGACATGTTGTACAAAACGCATCAGGAAAAATGAGTGTGCAAAGTGTAGCATGTGCCACAGGCAGctcacatacagggaaaacaaTCCTTCAATTTGGCTTGGATCTAACCAGAGTCAAAAATTGATGCAGACAACAAAGGATGAGCAAGTGAAAAATTTTAGCAGAAAATATTTACTAATAACAATTTCCTATAATGACTAAGGCTAGCTGACACATCTGTTTTCACTGTGTAACATGGGATATCActgtgtaatatatgtgtgtgtagatcacATACATGGTAAACTAGATACCTTTTAACATGACATCTTTGCTGCTTTTACGTGCATGTGGATTGCAGTAATACATTTTGcgtgaaataaacattttaatggagCCCATACTGATACAAACCttgaatatattttaagttaaaattatGTGATGACATTGGCTCCAGAGTCTTTCATTCATGCAACACAGATTGGACCCTGGGGAAAGGAGGTGAGTTTGGGATCCTGGTCTCATGTTTCATGTGCTTGCTAAGTGACTTTCAGTAAATTAGTTATGCCTCCACATCGGTTTGTTCCTATGTCAAAGGGattaagaaaaattatttgtgtatgtgcagatgcCCAGGTGAGCATGGAGGCCTGTactccttgagacagggtctgtcactcAACATGGCACTAAGATGGCGGTCAGCAAATTTTGCAGTTCTCTTGTCTGCAGCCCCCACAGCACCATAGACACAGATAGGTGTGCTGCCACACCTAGCCTTTTACATTGGTcctcaggatttgaactcaaccTTTCTTGattgcacagcaagtgctcttccccATTGAGCCTTTTCCCCAGACaagaaaactattttaattcttaaaGTGTCATGCAAGtatctttttgttattatttatagTGGATTTCCATTGAAGGTGTGCCTACTTAAAAGGCacacaagagaagaaaagaagaatgaaGTCCAGTTAAGCCTTTCACAAACTGAAAGGCATCTCAACTTTTATGGACAAATACTgtctaataaaatgaaattatattataatGGCATTTGGCGATTTTGAGTATTCTAAATGCTTTTTGTAGATCTGCCAATATCTGAGTGAAAGGCATCCCTGGTCATGTGCTCTACTCAGCATATTCTACCCACCCAAACCTTCCACTAGTAATTTTTTTCCCTGAAGTGATTTGTCATGACTCTGACACCATTCACATGAAAGGTGACATTTTAACAAATAGGATAGCCGTGTCTATGAGATTTATCTTCCCCGTCCTCAACACCGTCACCCCCTTAACCATGTTCTCCTGAACATGAAAAATGCAGCCTCTTATTGTGCTGTGTGGCAGCTGAAAAGTTCATGGCACAAAGCTCTTCCTCGGGTTTATAAACTATTAGTTGTCTTTTcaaataaaagttttaattaCAGTTTGCCATCCAGAGCCACTTTCTGGGTTTAGTCTAATTTAAGCAAGGGTTTTTCTTCCTTGTGGCCTTCCATTCCTGTTGTTGAAACCTTAAGtcataaataacattttaagtgACATCACTTCTTCCTATGATGTCATCAAACAGTGACTCAACCAGTCAGAGCTGTGAAGTGTGGAAGGTGCTTATTAAAATGTAGATAATGGCAGTTGGAATTATTT contains:
- the Pter gene encoding phosphotriesterase-related protein isoform X2; this encodes MSSKKIPETLSGMSSLSGKVQTVLGLVEPSQLGRTLTHEHLTMTFDSFYCPPPPCHEVTSKEPIMMKNLFWIQKNPYSHRENLQLNQELTDVLINEILHGADGTSIKCGVIGEIGCSWPLTDSERKILEATAHAQAQLGCPVIIHPGRNPGAPFQIIRILQEAGADISKTVMSHLDRTIFDKKELLEFAQLGCYLEYDLFGTELLNYQLSPDIDMPDDNKRIRRVHFLVDEGYEDRILMAHDIHTKHRLMKYGGHGYSHILTNIVPKMLLRGLTERVLDKILIENPKQWLTFK
- the Pter gene encoding phosphotriesterase-related protein isoform 1 (isoform 1 is encoded by transcript variant 1) yields the protein MSSKKIPETLSGMSSLSGKVQTVLGLVEPSQLGRTLTHEHLTMTFDSFYCPPPPCHEVTSKEPIMMKNLFWIQKNPYSHRENLQLNQEVGAIREELLYFKAKGGGALVENTTTGLSRDVHTLKWLAEQTGVHIIAGAGFYVDATHSAATRAMSVEQLTDVLINEILHGADGTSIKCGVIGEIGCSWPLTDSERKILEATAHAQAQLGCPVIIHPGRNPGAPFQIIRILQEAGADISKTVMSHLDRTIFDKKELLEFAQLGCYLEYDLFGTELLNYQLSPDIDMPDDNKRIRRVHFLVDEGYEDRILMAHDIHTKHRLMKYGGHGYSHILTNIVPKMLLRGLTERVLDKILIENPKQWLTFK
- the Pter gene encoding phosphotriesterase-related protein isoform X3 — its product is MSSLSGKVQTVLGLVEPSQLGRTLTHEHLTMTFDSFYCPPPPCHEVTSKEPIMMKNLFWIQKNPYSHRENLQLNQELTDVLINEILHGADGTSIKCGVIGEIGCSWPLTDSERKILEATAHAQAQLGCPVIIHPGRNPGAPFQIIRILQEAGADISKTVMSHLDRTIFDKKELLEFAQLGCYLEYDLFGTELLNYQLSPDIDMPDDNKRIRRVHFLVDEGYEDRILMAHDIHTKHRLMKYGGHGYSHILTNIVPKMLLRGLTERVLDKILIENPKQWLTFK
- the Pter gene encoding phosphotriesterase-related protein isoform 3 (isoform 3 is encoded by transcript variant 3); translated protein: MSSLSGKVQTVLGLVEPSQLGRTLTHEHLTMTFDSFYCPPPPCHEVTSKEPIMMKNLFWIQKNPYSHRENLQLNQEVGAIREELLYFKAKGGGALVENTTTGLSRDVHTLKWLAEQTGVHIIAGAGFYVDATHSAATRAMSVEQLTDVLINEILHGADGTSIKCGVIGEIGCSWPLTDSERKILEATAHAQAQLGCPVIIHPGRNPGAPFQIIRILQEAGADISKTVMSHLDRTIFDKKELLEFAQLGCYLEYDLFGSIF
- the Pter gene encoding phosphotriesterase-related protein isoform 2 (isoform 2 is encoded by transcript variant 2); the protein is MSSLSGKVQTVLGLVEPSQLGRTLTHEHLTMTFDSFYCPPPPCHEVTSKEPIMMKNLFWIQKNPYSHRENLQLNQEVGAIREELLYFKAKGGGALVENTTTGLSRDVHTLKWLAEQTGVHIIAGAGFYVDATHSAATRAMSVEQLTDVLINEILHGADGTSIKCGVIGEIGCSWPLTDSERKILEATAHAQAQLGCPVIIHPGRNPGAPFQIIRILQEAGADISKTVMSHLDRTIFDKKELLEFAQLGCYLEYDLFGTELLNYQLSPDIDMPDDNKRIRRVHFLVDEGYEDRILMAHDIHTKHRLMKYGGHGYSHILTNIVPKMLLRGLTERVLDKILIENPKQWLTFK